The Streptomyces sp. NBC_01775 genome includes a region encoding these proteins:
- a CDS encoding DEAD/DEAH box helicase: MSVTTPAAVLPEDSTPEQADSAVAEASLLAVTEADEATGTTTDVQAADEAAEAPTAEEAPAADEAEEASVAEEAAEPAEPTFADLGLAEAVVRKLTQNGVTTPFPIQAATIPDALAGKDVLGRGRTGSGKTLSFGLPLLTRLSGGRTQRKRPRGVILTPTRELAMQVSDALQPYGDTLGLRLKVVCGGTSMANQISALERGVDILVATPGRLRDLINRGSCSLDDVETAILDEADQMADLGFLPEVTELLDLVPEGGQRMLFSATMEKEIDSLVRRYLTKPVIHEVDAAQGAVTTMTHHVLIVKPRDKAPVTAAIAARKGRTIIFVRTQLGADRVAEQLGESGVRADALHGGMTQGARTRTLEDFKSGKVNVVVATDVAARGIHVDGIDLVLNVDPAGDHKDYLHRSGRTARAGESGTVVSLALPHQRRQIFRLMEDAGVDASRHLIGRGDVFDEDVARITGARSLTEVQAESAANSARQAEREAKQLGRQLEQLQRRAVELREEATLLTARAARERGDDPDEALAAAAEAEAVEAAAEAKAEAERRERAERAERERRDRDQRGDRGSRSSYDKRDGGRDRRSYNDRGDRRDDRGNFRRDRDRDERPYGQNRDRREGDRDRRDDNREGGRGGFRRDDRREGGGGERGGFRREAFRSGERPHNRDRRDERRPQSRGGEHRPTSAGPSRAPAPRTSDRRSDKPRWKRNNG, translated from the coding sequence ATGTCTGTTACCACCCCTGCCGCCGTCCTGCCCGAGGACAGCACCCCCGAGCAGGCCGACTCGGCCGTCGCTGAGGCCAGCCTGCTCGCCGTCACGGAGGCCGACGAGGCCACCGGGACCACCACCGACGTCCAGGCGGCCGACGAGGCCGCCGAGGCCCCCACGGCCGAAGAGGCCCCCGCTGCGGACGAAGCCGAAGAGGCCTCCGTGGCCGAGGAAGCCGCTGAGCCCGCCGAGCCCACCTTCGCCGACCTGGGCCTCGCCGAGGCCGTCGTCCGCAAGCTGACCCAGAACGGCGTCACCACGCCCTTCCCGATCCAGGCCGCGACCATCCCGGACGCGCTCGCCGGCAAGGACGTCCTCGGCCGGGGCCGCACCGGCTCCGGCAAGACCCTCTCCTTCGGCCTCCCGCTGCTCACCCGCCTCAGCGGCGGCCGTACGCAGCGCAAGCGTCCGCGCGGCGTCATCCTGACGCCCACCCGCGAGCTGGCGATGCAGGTCTCGGACGCGCTCCAGCCCTACGGCGACACCCTGGGCCTGCGGCTCAAGGTCGTCTGCGGCGGCACGTCCATGGCCAACCAGATCTCCGCGCTGGAGCGCGGCGTCGACATCCTCGTCGCCACCCCCGGCCGCCTGCGGGACCTGATCAACCGCGGCTCCTGCTCGCTGGACGACGTCGAGACCGCGATCCTCGACGAGGCCGACCAGATGGCCGACCTGGGCTTCCTGCCCGAGGTCACCGAGCTGCTCGACCTGGTGCCCGAGGGCGGCCAGCGGATGCTCTTCTCCGCCACGATGGAGAAGGAGATCGACTCGCTGGTGCGGCGCTACCTCACCAAGCCCGTGATCCACGAGGTGGACGCGGCGCAGGGCGCCGTCACGACCATGACGCACCACGTGCTCATCGTGAAGCCGCGCGACAAGGCACCCGTCACCGCCGCGATCGCCGCGCGCAAGGGCCGCACCATCATCTTCGTCCGCACCCAGCTCGGCGCCGACCGCGTCGCCGAGCAGCTCGGTGAGTCCGGCGTACGCGCCGACGCGCTGCACGGCGGCATGACCCAGGGCGCCCGTACCCGCACCCTGGAGGACTTCAAGAGCGGCAAGGTCAACGTCGTGGTCGCCACCGATGTCGCAGCGCGCGGCATCCACGTCGACGGCATCGACCTCGTCCTGAACGTCGACCCGGCGGGCGACCACAAGGATTACCTGCACCGCTCGGGCCGCACCGCGCGCGCCGGTGAGTCCGGCACGGTCGTCTCGCTGGCGCTTCCGCACCAGCGGAGGCAGATCTTCCGGCTGATGGAGGACGCGGGCGTCGACGCCTCGCGCCACCTCATCGGCCGCGGCGACGTCTTCGACGAAGATGTGGCACGTATCACAGGTGCCCGTTCGCTGACCGAGGTCCAGGCCGAGTCGGCGGCCAACTCGGCTCGCCAGGCCGAGCGCGAGGCCAAGCAGCTCGGCCGCCAGCTGGAGCAGCTCCAGCGCCGCGCCGTCGAGCTGCGCGAGGAAGCCACGCTGCTGACCGCACGGGCCGCCCGTGAGCGGGGCGACGACCCCGACGAGGCGCTCGCCGCAGCTGCCGAGGCCGAGGCCGTCGAGGCCGCCGCCGAGGCGAAGGCGGAGGCCGAGCGGCGCGAGCGCGCCGAGCGGGCGGAGCGCGAGCGCCGGGACCGCGACCAGCGCGGTGACCGTGGCTCGCGCTCGTCCTACGACAAGCGCGACGGCGGCCGTGACCGCCGCTCGTACAACGACCGGGGCGACCGCCGCGACGACCGCGGCAACTTCCGCCGCGACCGTGACCGGGACGAGCGCCCCTACGGCCAGAACCGTGACCGGCGCGAGGGCGACCGTGACCGTCGGGACGACAACCGTGAGGGCGGCCGTGGCGGCTTCCGCCGGGACGACCGCCGCGAGGGTGGCGGCGGTGAGCGCGGTGGCTTCCGCCGGGAAGCCTTCCGCAGCGGCGAGCGCCCGCACAACCGCGACCGGCGTGACGAGCGCCGCCCGCAGAGCCGCGGCGGCGAGCACCGCCCCACCTCCGCCGGCCCGAGCCGCGCCCCGGCGCCCCGTACTTCGGACCGCCGCTCGGACAAGCCCCGCTGGAAGCGCAACAACGGCTGA
- a CDS encoding metallopeptidase family protein → MLEMTREEFEELVAQALDRIPPELTRLMDNVAVFVEDEPPADDPELLGLYEGTPLTERGEWYAGALPDRITIYRGPTLRMVGGEEGGRDLVVQEVEVTVVHEIAHHFGIDDERLHALGYG, encoded by the coding sequence GTGCTGGAGATGACGCGCGAGGAGTTCGAGGAACTGGTCGCCCAGGCGCTCGACCGTATCCCGCCCGAGCTGACGCGGCTCATGGACAACGTGGCGGTCTTCGTCGAGGACGAGCCCCCCGCGGACGACCCTGAGCTGCTCGGGCTCTACGAGGGCACCCCGCTGACCGAACGCGGCGAGTGGTACGCGGGCGCCCTCCCGGACCGCATCACGATCTACCGGGGGCCCACGCTCCGGATGGTCGGTGGGGAGGAGGGCGGCCGGGACCTGGTCGTCCAGGAGGTCGAGGTCACGGTGGTGCACGAGATCGCCCACCACTTCGGCATCGACGACGAGAGACTGCACGCGCTCGGCTACGGGTGA
- a CDS encoding metallophosphoesterase family protein: MASVATKPFRAAAKPLRAAAGWARTLAAPFRRRYRAHSTAPTASLVHTPHPYWRSVGLVAVAVLGAWLGLLVVGSVHTPVGPVDTRMTVRPSLTGGTKVNVSPLGALELRSHYAPLRLDVDVDQLDQERASALVDHPERIEGLEDEISSDVSSGALSLGVRSVAAVVTGSCALGLAVYRRPRRALLAGGLALTLLAACGATALATWNPKSVLEPKFSGLLASAPSVVGNARSIATEFDVYQQELARLVTNVTKLYDAASTLPAYEPDPSTTRVLHVSDIHLNPAAWHIIRSLVKQYDIDVIIDSGDTMDHGTSAENGFLDPIPDLGAPYVWVRGNHDSLTTQEAVKKLGDRRKSRVHVLDSGVPVNVAGLRLSGWGDPQFTPDRSVAAEGDPAEETEGGKLAATLRAQRDAGTPVDIAVGHNPVLAKQTDGLVPLALTGHTHNRRTETLEHGTRLMTQGSTGGSGLRAVEGETPDKVQASVLYLDRNSRLLQAWDEITLGGLGLSKAEVARHLPEEIKPGSSASPSLPGAPSVSPSEAGSGPGPGPGPETGPGPGSAGTGKATSPATGR; encoded by the coding sequence ATGGCCAGCGTTGCCACCAAGCCGTTCCGTGCCGCGGCCAAACCGTTGCGTGCCGCGGCGGGCTGGGCCCGGACGCTCGCCGCACCGTTCCGGCGCCGATACCGCGCGCACAGCACGGCGCCCACCGCCTCCCTCGTCCACACCCCGCACCCGTACTGGCGAAGCGTGGGCCTCGTGGCCGTCGCCGTCCTCGGAGCCTGGCTGGGGCTGCTGGTCGTGGGGAGCGTCCACACGCCCGTCGGCCCCGTCGACACCCGGATGACCGTGCGCCCCTCCCTGACCGGCGGCACCAAGGTGAACGTCTCGCCGCTGGGCGCCCTGGAGCTGCGCAGCCACTACGCCCCGCTGCGCCTGGACGTGGACGTCGACCAGCTGGACCAGGAGCGGGCCTCGGCGCTCGTGGACCATCCCGAGCGCATCGAGGGCCTGGAGGACGAGATCTCCTCGGACGTCAGCTCCGGAGCGCTCAGCCTGGGGGTGCGCTCGGTGGCCGCCGTCGTCACCGGCTCGTGCGCGCTGGGGCTCGCGGTCTACCGCCGTCCGCGCCGGGCGCTGCTGGCCGGCGGGCTCGCGCTGACGCTGCTCGCGGCGTGCGGCGCGACGGCGCTGGCGACGTGGAACCCGAAGTCCGTGCTGGAGCCGAAGTTCTCCGGGCTGCTGGCCAGCGCGCCCTCCGTGGTGGGCAACGCGCGCAGCATCGCCACCGAGTTCGACGTCTACCAGCAGGAACTGGCCCGGCTGGTCACCAATGTGACCAAGCTGTACGACGCGGCCTCGACGCTCCCCGCCTACGAGCCGGACCCGTCCACGACCCGGGTGCTGCACGTCTCCGACATCCATCTCAACCCCGCCGCCTGGCACATCATCCGCTCCCTGGTCAAGCAGTACGACATCGACGTGATCATCGACAGCGGCGACACCATGGACCACGGCACGTCCGCCGAGAACGGCTTCCTCGACCCCATCCCGGACCTCGGCGCCCCCTACGTCTGGGTACGCGGCAACCACGACTCGCTCACCACCCAGGAGGCCGTCAAGAAGCTCGGCGACCGGCGCAAGTCACGGGTGCACGTGCTGGACTCGGGCGTGCCGGTGAACGTCGCCGGGCTGCGGCTGTCCGGGTGGGGCGACCCGCAGTTCACCCCGGACCGGTCCGTGGCCGCCGAGGGCGACCCGGCGGAGGAGACGGAGGGCGGCAAGCTCGCTGCCACCCTGCGGGCCCAGCGGGACGCCGGGACCCCCGTGGACATCGCCGTCGGCCACAACCCCGTACTCGCCAAGCAGACCGACGGCCTCGTCCCCCTCGCCCTCACCGGGCACACCCACAACCGCAGGACCGAGACGCTGGAGCACGGCACCCGGCTGATGACCCAGGGCTCCACGGGAGGCAGCGGCCTGCGGGCCGTCGAGGGCGAGACGCCGGACAAGGTGCAGGCGTCCGTGCTCTACCTGGACCGGAACTCGCGCCTGCTCCAGGCGTGGGACGAGATCACTCTCGGCGGCCTGGGCCTGTCCAAGGCGGAGGTCGCCCGCCACCTCCCGGAAGAGATCAAGCCGGGCTCTTCGGCATCGCCATCGCTGCCCGGGGCACCCTCCGTCTCGCCGTCGGAGGCGGGGTCGGGGCCTGGACCGGGGCCTGGGCCGGAGACGGGGCCGGGGCCGGGGTCGGCGGGTACGGGGAAGGCGACGAGCCCGGCGACCGGCCGCTGA
- a CDS encoding formylglycine-generating enzyme family protein, translated as MVELPAGEIVLRDEGTKTNWKAEVDAFRLAPFPVTRELYATVQGAAPTVPVPLDAASAPVGTAGQPGPAGGARTPVTEVSWKDAIRFCNRLSRATGLEPCYTSADDPHRPDADLDSDPDAERVVWNEAADGYRLPSEAEWEYACRAGTSGDRYGALDDIAWYRANSGDRAHETATKAPNAWGLHDMLGNVWEWCWDLYDPHVYGPYRVFRGGGWQDHPRGVRAPCRRKSHPTLRIDDLGFRLARSLTRRPR; from the coding sequence ATGGTGGAGCTCCCCGCAGGGGAGATCGTCCTCCGGGACGAGGGGACGAAGACGAACTGGAAGGCCGAGGTCGACGCCTTCCGCCTCGCGCCCTTCCCTGTGACTCGTGAGCTGTACGCCACCGTTCAAGGCGCCGCACCCACTGTCCCCGTCCCCCTTGACGCTGCCTCAGCGCCCGTGGGCACGGCAGGGCAGCCGGGTCCGGCCGGTGGCGCCCGGACCCCGGTGACCGAGGTCTCCTGGAAGGACGCCATCCGCTTCTGCAACAGGCTCTCCCGCGCGACCGGGCTGGAACCCTGCTACACGTCGGCCGACGACCCTCACCGTCCCGACGCCGACCTCGACTCCGACCCCGACGCCGAGCGCGTGGTCTGGAACGAGGCGGCCGACGGTTACCGTCTCCCGTCCGAGGCCGAGTGGGAGTACGCCTGCCGCGCCGGCACCTCGGGCGACCGCTACGGCGCGCTGGACGACATCGCCTGGTACCGCGCCAACTCCGGTGACAGGGCCCACGAGACCGCCACCAAGGCCCCGAACGCCTGGGGCCTCCACGACATGCTCGGCAACGTGTGGGAGTGGTGCTGGGACCTCTACGACCCTCATGTCTACGGCCCGTACCGCGTCTTCCGCGGCGGCGGCTGGCAGGACCACCCCCGTGGCGTGCGCGCCCCGTGCCGCCGCAAGAGCCACCCGACCCTCCGCATAGACGACCTCGGCTTCCGCCTGGCCCGGTCGCTGACCCGCCGCCCGCGCTGA
- a CDS encoding class I SAM-dependent methyltransferase has product MTTPARESSSDSESSSDRAHSFNKAAAQYAAARPPYPAALFDAVEELAGRSLAGARTADVGAGTGIATAVLRERGAAVLAIEPGDGMAAQFRLTLPDVPVVRGDGNALPLADASHDLLTYAQSWHWTDTERSVPEARRVLRPGGALAIWWNTSALDVPWIFAQHERVARATGGKPPSADRPADSVAVRLVGLSDRPDFDVTRRRIRWSRTVPLDLHLANIGSHSAFLVLGEERTRAFLDSERAHLREALAGTGSDEWVEEAYVVDLLVAVAR; this is encoded by the coding sequence ATGACAACACCGGCACGCGAGTCCTCTTCCGACAGTGAGTCCTCCTCCGATCGCGCGCACTCCTTCAACAAGGCCGCCGCCCAGTACGCGGCGGCCCGACCGCCGTACCCGGCCGCGTTGTTCGACGCCGTCGAAGAGCTGGCGGGCCGTTCCCTCGCGGGGGCCCGGACGGCGGACGTCGGGGCCGGTACCGGCATCGCCACCGCGGTGCTGCGTGAGCGCGGCGCCGCGGTCCTCGCGATCGAGCCGGGGGACGGCATGGCCGCGCAGTTCCGCCTCACGCTTCCCGACGTCCCCGTGGTCCGGGGCGACGGCAACGCGCTGCCCCTCGCGGACGCCTCCCACGACCTGCTCACCTATGCCCAGTCCTGGCACTGGACCGACACGGAGCGCTCCGTCCCCGAGGCGCGGCGCGTGCTGCGGCCGGGCGGGGCGCTCGCGATCTGGTGGAACACGTCCGCTCTCGACGTGCCGTGGATCTTCGCCCAGCACGAGCGCGTGGCCCGTGCCACCGGCGGGAAGCCGCCCTCGGCCGACCGTCCCGCCGACAGCGTCGCCGTCCGGCTCGTGGGCCTGTCGGATCGCCCGGACTTCGACGTCACCCGCCGCCGGATCCGTTGGAGCCGCACCGTGCCGCTGGACCTCCACCTGGCCAACATCGGCAGTCACTCCGCGTTCCTCGTCCTGGGCGAGGAACGCACCCGTGCCTTCCTCGACTCCGAACGTGCCCACCTGCGCGAGGCGCTCGCCGGGACGGGCTCCGACGAGTGGGTGGAGGAGGCGTACGTGGTCGATCTCCTGGTAGCGGTGGCCCGCTGA
- a CDS encoding Clp protease N-terminal domain-containing protein, whose amino-acid sequence MTLPDLDDLIAEVDRTCEAAHRPGGHEQPDWLALLTSAAQLSGQLQALADDLVEDYVEHCRLHGCSWTDIGAALGVTRQAVQQRFHAPHKRYGPEVLTEGLQQAMTHMKRAAVQHRNNYIGTEHLLYGLTAEDNTGTALLQRAGAVPEEVHRTVGTRIGMGASQAAERIAWTPYSRKAMALAEEHAEQAGSPLIDCDHLLLGIARIGRGTAADILTEAGLDPAALQNTYDRSDSGE is encoded by the coding sequence ATGACGCTCCCGGATCTGGACGACCTGATCGCCGAAGTGGACAGGACCTGCGAGGCCGCACACCGCCCGGGCGGGCACGAGCAGCCGGACTGGCTGGCGCTACTCACCTCCGCCGCCCAGCTGTCCGGCCAACTCCAGGCGCTGGCGGACGACTTGGTGGAGGACTACGTCGAGCACTGCCGGCTGCACGGCTGCTCCTGGACCGACATCGGCGCCGCACTCGGGGTGACCCGGCAGGCGGTGCAGCAGCGCTTCCACGCCCCCCACAAGCGGTACGGGCCCGAGGTGCTGACCGAGGGCCTCCAGCAGGCGATGACGCACATGAAGCGGGCCGCCGTGCAGCACCGCAACAACTACATCGGCACCGAGCACCTGCTGTACGGCCTGACCGCCGAGGACAACACCGGCACCGCCCTGCTCCAGCGGGCCGGCGCGGTCCCCGAGGAGGTCCACCGGACCGTCGGCACGCGAATCGGCATGGGCGCCTCGCAGGCCGCCGAGCGCATCGCCTGGACCCCGTACTCCCGCAAGGCCATGGCGCTCGCGGAGGAGCACGCCGAGCAGGCCGGCTCCCCGCTGATCGACTGCGACCACCTGCTCCTCGGTATCGCCCGCATCGGCCGCGGCACCGCCGCCGACATCCTGACCGAGGCCGGCCTGGACCCGGCCGCCCTCCAGAACACCTACGACCGCTCCGACTCCGGAGAGTGA
- a CDS encoding SCO4225 family membrane protein, protein MTRMHTWGKTARRLWVNPAALAYLGLVLAAVAFAVGVSLFAQGPDASFAGIWMYVTTAPVSFLFLLVNTESTWFDVLSIALSALIQSALIGALYRTIRGRRPASPRHPSIA, encoded by the coding sequence ATGACGCGCATGCACACCTGGGGGAAGACAGCACGCCGACTGTGGGTCAACCCGGCCGCCCTCGCCTACCTCGGCCTCGTCCTCGCCGCTGTGGCGTTCGCCGTGGGCGTCAGTCTCTTCGCGCAGGGGCCCGACGCCTCGTTCGCGGGCATCTGGATGTACGTGACCACGGCCCCGGTGTCCTTCCTCTTCCTCCTGGTGAACACCGAGTCGACCTGGTTCGATGTGCTCTCGATCGCCCTCTCGGCGCTGATCCAGTCCGCCCTGATCGGTGCGCTCTACCGCACCATCCGCGGCCGGCGCCCCGCGTCGCCCCGCCACCCGTCCATTGCCTGA